In Pseudobacter ginsenosidimutans, the following are encoded in one genomic region:
- the serC gene encoding 3-phosphoserine/phosphohydroxythreonine transaminase translates to MIYNFNSGPSVLPKEVFEQASKAILDFNNTGLSILEIGHRTPLFQAVLDEAIAHVKELMKLDDQHEVLFLHGGASTQFFQIPMNLLNENEMAAYTDTGVFATKAIKEAGTFGHVEVVYNGKPSSFRELSKNIQVPKTAKYLHLTSNNTIEGTQWHDFTQFYNSGVPLVCDMSSDILSRVMDFNKFDLIYAGAQKNIGAAGVNMVIVNKDILGKVDRKIPGMMDYRQHIENGSMLNTPPVFAIYVCMLTLRWLKELGGIPAIEKLNDEKADLMYSTLDSLPLFKGSVPKEDRSKMNATFTIDNPELEKAFLDICKNNGMVGVKGHRLSGGFRISMYNAMPLAGVQAITELMKDFAKKNG, encoded by the coding sequence ATGATCTATAATTTCAATTCTGGCCCCAGCGTATTACCCAAAGAAGTATTCGAACAAGCCAGCAAGGCAATCCTCGATTTCAACAACACCGGTTTATCGATCCTGGAAATCGGCCACCGCACTCCCTTGTTCCAGGCTGTGCTGGACGAAGCCATCGCCCATGTAAAAGAACTGATGAAACTGGATGATCAGCACGAAGTACTGTTCCTCCACGGCGGCGCTTCCACACAATTCTTCCAGATCCCCATGAACCTGCTCAATGAGAACGAAATGGCGGCTTACACAGATACCGGCGTGTTTGCCACCAAGGCCATTAAAGAAGCAGGCACCTTCGGACATGTGGAAGTGGTGTACAATGGAAAGCCTTCCAGTTTCCGTGAGCTTTCTAAAAATATCCAGGTCCCGAAAACAGCCAAATACCTGCACCTCACATCCAACAATACCATCGAAGGAACGCAGTGGCACGATTTCACACAATTCTACAACTCAGGCGTTCCGCTGGTCTGCGATATGAGCAGTGATATTCTCAGCCGCGTGATGGATTTCAATAAATTCGATCTCATTTATGCAGGCGCACAAAAGAACATAGGTGCTGCCGGTGTGAACATGGTGATCGTGAACAAGGATATCCTTGGAAAAGTGGACCGAAAGATCCCGGGCATGATGGACTATCGCCAGCATATCGAGAATGGCTCCATGCTCAATACGCCTCCTGTTTTTGCCATCTATGTTTGCATGCTTACGTTGCGCTGGCTGAAAGAGCTCGGTGGCATCCCTGCTATTGAAAAGCTCAATGATGAAAAAGCCGATCTCATGTACAGCACACTGGATTCATTGCCACTCTTCAAAGGATCTGTTCCTAAAGAAGACAGGAGTAAGATGAATGCCACATTCACCATCGATAATCCTGAACTGGAAAAAGCGTTCCTGGATATCTGCAAGAACAATGGAATGGTAGGCGTGAAAGGGCACAGGCTCTCCGGTGGATTCAGGATATCCATGTACAATGCCATGCCTTTGGCAGGTGTACAGGCTATTACAGAGCTGATGAAGGATTTTGCAAAGAAGAATGGATAA
- a CDS encoding zinc dependent phospholipase C family protein — MRKPFLLSCFVLIGLKAFSWGFYAHRLINFQAVFLLPPEMIVFFKSHIHYLRDHATDPDRRRYILPGEGPKHFIDLDHYQTNSLPRYWKAAVEKYSEDTLQAHGIVPWWLQTMQQRLTRAFKEKRTDAILKLSADIGHYIGDAHVPLHACSNYDGQQTNQRGIHALWESALPELLAEEQWQLFTLRAFYLPDPAAFFWERVLESGAAADTVLQTGRTLSVRFPPDARYAFSERNGKLQRQYTVEFAAAYHLAMNGMTERRLKQSIQAVAASWYTAWVNAGQPDLQQLMKDSGNSERKKTVQLLNKLWMHEERNY; from the coding sequence ATGAGAAAACCTTTCCTCCTCTCTTGCTTTGTGCTTATTGGGCTCAAAGCATTCTCCTGGGGCTTTTATGCCCATAGGCTCATCAATTTCCAGGCCGTGTTCCTGCTTCCCCCGGAGATGATCGTCTTTTTCAAATCACATATCCATTACCTGCGCGATCATGCAACAGACCCTGACCGGCGCCGTTATATCCTGCCTGGTGAAGGGCCTAAACATTTTATCGATCTTGACCATTACCAGACCAACAGCCTGCCCCGCTACTGGAAAGCTGCAGTGGAGAAGTATTCTGAAGATACGCTCCAGGCACATGGCATCGTTCCCTGGTGGCTGCAGACCATGCAGCAAAGGCTCACCAGGGCATTCAAAGAGAAGAGGACCGATGCCATCCTGAAATTGTCGGCAGACATCGGGCATTATATTGGCGATGCCCATGTTCCTCTTCACGCCTGCAGCAACTACGATGGACAACAAACCAATCAACGCGGCATCCATGCGCTGTGGGAATCTGCACTGCCGGAACTGCTGGCAGAAGAACAATGGCAGCTCTTCACATTGCGGGCTTTCTACCTACCCGATCCTGCAGCTTTCTTCTGGGAACGGGTACTGGAAAGCGGCGCCGCAGCAGATACCGTATTACAGACCGGGCGTACTCTCTCAGTCCGGTTCCCGCCGGATGCACGATACGCATTTTCAGAACGGAACGGAAAACTCCAGAGGCAATACACCGTTGAATTTGCAGCGGCTTATCACCTTGCCATGAATGGTATGACGGAAAGAAGACTGAAGCAATCCATTCAGGCAGTTGCAGCCAGCTGGTACACCGCCTGGGTGAATGCCGGCCAGCCGGACCTTCAACAGCTGATGAAGGATTCAGGCAATTCAGAAAGAAAGAAGACCGTTCAACTGCTGAATAAATTATGGATGCACGAAGAAAGGAATTATTAG
- a CDS encoding DUF502 domain-containing protein — MTVKQVLKKIFQYFLQGLIILAPIAITVYAVSALFNFIDGILPGIIGKFFPGFLGTDAEGKAINIPGLGFVLVLLVVIFVGYISSSYIIGKLVELFDKVLERTPGIKLIYSTIKDFFEAFAGNKRKFDKSVLVSIEGNDVWQIGFITREELHEFGLTEYVAVYVPQSYALTGRLYFVKADRVKVLTDISSTDAMKFAISGGVTEIDEENPA; from the coding sequence ATGACAGTGAAGCAGGTACTGAAAAAGATCTTTCAATATTTTTTGCAGGGACTGATCATCCTGGCGCCCATCGCCATTACGGTGTATGCGGTTAGCGCCCTCTTCAATTTTATCGATGGCATCCTGCCCGGCATCATCGGAAAATTCTTCCCGGGATTCCTTGGCACAGATGCGGAAGGAAAAGCGATCAATATACCAGGTCTTGGCTTCGTGCTGGTGTTGCTGGTTGTGATCTTTGTGGGTTATATCTCTTCTTCTTACATCATCGGCAAACTGGTGGAGCTTTTCGATAAGGTTTTGGAAAGAACGCCGGGCATCAAGCTGATCTATTCCACTATCAAAGATTTCTTTGAAGCATTTGCAGGAAATAAAAGGAAGTTCGATAAATCTGTTCTCGTCAGCATCGAAGGCAACGATGTATGGCAGATCGGTTTCATCACCCGCGAAGAGTTGCATGAGTTCGGTCTCACCGAATATGTTGCGGTTTATGTGCCGCAATCTTATGCGCTCACCGGCAGGCTGTACTTCGTAAAGGCAGACAGGGTGAAGGTCCTCACCGATATCAGCTCCACAGACGCAATGAAATTCGCAATCTCCGGTGGCGTAACAGAGATCGACGAAGAAAATCCGGCATAG
- a CDS encoding TetR/AcrR family transcriptional regulator has protein sequence MSSTDTQTRERIRQKADDLFMQLGTRNVSMDDIARELGMSKKTIYQYYSDKDELVNAVLDFTLSKMKRECDECYAGAKDAVHELFLTMDLLAEQFRNMNPIILHDLEKNHSDAFKKFLNYKHEYLFTVVRENMKRGISEGLFREDLNTDVISRFRLESMMMPFNTQVFPTSKYNFVEVVQLILEHYVFGIASTQGHALIMKYKEERKKSKPI, from the coding sequence ATGAGCTCAACAGACACACAAACCAGGGAAAGGATCCGGCAGAAAGCCGATGATCTCTTCATGCAACTGGGCACGCGCAACGTGAGTATGGATGATATTGCGCGGGAGCTCGGCATGAGCAAAAAAACCATCTACCAGTATTATTCAGATAAGGATGAGCTGGTAAATGCCGTGCTGGACTTCACGCTCTCCAAAATGAAAAGGGAATGCGATGAATGCTATGCGGGAGCCAAAGACGCGGTGCATGAATTGTTCCTCACCATGGACCTGCTGGCTGAACAGTTCCGGAACATGAATCCCATTATCCTGCACGACCTGGAGAAGAACCATTCGGATGCATTCAAAAAATTCCTGAATTACAAACACGAGTATCTCTTCACTGTAGTTCGGGAGAACATGAAACGCGGCATCAGTGAAGGTTTATTCAGGGAAGATCTCAATACAGACGTGATCAGCAGGTTCAGGCTTGAATCCATGATGATGCCTTTCAATACGCAGGTGTTCCCTACTTCGAAATACAATTTCGTGGAAGTGGTGCAGCTGATACTGGAGCATTATGTATTTGGAATTGCCAGCACCCAAGGGCATGCCCTGATCATGAAATACAAAGAAGAAAGAAAAAAAAGCAAACCAATATGA
- a CDS encoding TolC family protein has protein sequence MNPYQVARRSSTTLIMFLAGFALPSTLMAQNRHEMSVQQCVEYASKNSVTVKNALVDIQIQQQTNKEITAQALPNVSGNIETIHYPKVPVQSFPNFIAQGTYGVLVAEGVRKGNGDPITAPEDFGLIAAPFGTKWNASAGVSLNQILFDGQVFIGLQARETSIQWATRNAEVTMELIKANVYKVYWQIVIGRKQMETFDANIERLDKTLSDTRAIYQQGLVEKLDVDKLEVSITNLRTEKMKVENSLKIGLMGLKFLIGMPSKDELVLTDTLSEEKLKENILDDSYKYEDRKEFQYLQLGKKLNEFNVKRYQLSRIPTVSAFGTFSKNAMRDKFNFFNDGEWFTTAFVGVRISVPIFEGFAKNARVAKARLELQKTQNQEELLKLNIDNEVDTARIKIGNALLTMESQKKNMELAESIFNQAKLKYDQGLGSNLEITNAQTELKNAQVNYYAALFDAVIARIDYLRAIGKL, from the coding sequence ATGAACCCTTATCAGGTAGCAAGGCGAAGTTCAACAACGCTGATCATGTTCCTGGCAGGTTTTGCCCTTCCATCAACCCTGATGGCGCAGAACCGTCATGAGATGTCGGTACAGCAATGTGTGGAATATGCCAGCAAGAACAGTGTAACTGTAAAGAATGCACTGGTTGATATTCAGATCCAGCAGCAGACCAATAAAGAGATCACTGCGCAGGCATTACCCAATGTTTCGGGAAATATCGAAACCATTCATTATCCCAAGGTACCGGTACAATCATTTCCCAACTTCATTGCCCAGGGCACTTACGGTGTACTGGTAGCGGAAGGTGTGCGCAAAGGCAATGGCGATCCCATCACTGCGCCGGAGGACTTCGGATTGATTGCTGCGCCATTCGGTACCAAATGGAATGCGTCTGCAGGCGTAAGCCTGAATCAGATCCTTTTCGATGGCCAGGTATTCATCGGACTGCAGGCCAGGGAAACCAGCATACAGTGGGCTACCAGGAACGCTGAAGTAACAATGGAACTCATCAAGGCCAATGTTTACAAAGTTTACTGGCAGATAGTTATCGGAAGGAAACAAATGGAAACTTTCGATGCCAATATCGAGCGGCTCGATAAAACACTCAGCGATACCCGCGCCATTTATCAGCAGGGCCTGGTAGAAAAACTGGATGTAGACAAACTGGAAGTATCCATCACCAATCTCCGCACAGAAAAAATGAAAGTGGAGAACAGCCTGAAGATCGGATTGATGGGGCTGAAATTCCTGATCGGAATGCCTTCCAAAGATGAACTGGTACTTACAGATACGCTGTCTGAAGAAAAGTTGAAAGAAAATATCCTCGACGATAGCTACAAATACGAAGACCGCAAAGAATTCCAGTACCTGCAATTGGGCAAGAAGCTGAATGAGTTCAATGTAAAACGTTATCAGCTCAGCAGGATCCCTACTGTTTCCGCTTTCGGCACTTTCAGTAAGAATGCCATGCGCGACAAGTTCAATTTCTTTAATGATGGAGAATGGTTCACTACCGCCTTTGTGGGAGTAAGGATCTCAGTTCCCATCTTTGAAGGCTTCGCCAAGAATGCAAGGGTTGCCAAAGCGAGGTTGGAACTTCAGAAAACGCAGAACCAGGAAGAACTGCTGAAACTGAATATCGATAATGAAGTAGACACAGCGAGGATCAAGATCGGAAATGCATTGCTGACAATGGAAAGCCAGAAGAAAAATATGGAGCTGGCGGAAAGCATCTTCAACCAGGCGAAACTGAAATATGATCAGGGCCTTGGATCCAACCTGGAGATCACCAATGCACAAACAGAACTGAAGAATGCGCAAGTGAATTATTACGCAGCACTCTTCGATGCAGTGATCGCAAGGATCGACTATCTCCGCGCCATCGGTAAACTCTAA
- a CDS encoding efflux RND transporter periplasmic adaptor subunit, with protein sequence MNTILKLSAGVVMLSLAACGASVNDNISKKKEELTKLKSEQQALSSQLTTVSDKIIKLEDELSKLDSSFSKPEKTKLVAVSSLSTSRFTHFIDLKGRIDAVNVVFVTPRGVGGQIKAIYVKEGDNVRKGQLLVKLDDVAYRQQVEQAKIQLSTAKTYYDRRKNLWDQKIGAEIDLINAKAQMDNAAKVVEQAENQLDMANVYAEMSGVVDMVNIRVGEVLSPASAAQFGIRIVNVNDLKVVADVPENYQNKIGVGSNVLVSLPESNNDTLRTKVSVASKLINMDTRTFNIEARIPTGKTVRANQLAIVRIQDYTTPDAITIPVSTLQSDENGKFVMVAINQNGKLTAVKRAVTVGELYGDKLEIKTGLQAGDQLITEGFQGLYDGQLIITNVK encoded by the coding sequence ATGAATACGATACTTAAACTAAGCGCCGGTGTAGTGATGCTTTCGCTCGCAGCCTGCGGCGCTTCAGTGAACGACAATATCAGCAAGAAAAAAGAGGAGCTCACAAAGCTCAAGTCTGAACAGCAGGCCCTGAGCAGCCAGCTTACTACAGTTTCAGATAAGATCATCAAACTGGAAGATGAACTGAGCAAGCTCGACTCCAGTTTTTCGAAACCTGAGAAAACAAAGCTGGTGGCGGTTTCCAGCCTGTCTACTTCCCGCTTCACGCACTTTATCGACCTGAAAGGAAGGATCGATGCAGTGAACGTTGTTTTTGTAACGCCACGTGGCGTGGGTGGGCAGATCAAGGCCATCTATGTGAAAGAAGGCGACAATGTAAGAAAAGGACAATTGCTGGTGAAGCTGGATGATGTGGCTTACCGCCAACAGGTAGAACAGGCGAAGATCCAGCTCAGCACCGCCAAAACTTACTATGATCGCAGGAAGAATCTCTGGGATCAAAAGATAGGCGCGGAGATAGACCTGATCAATGCCAAAGCACAGATGGACAATGCCGCCAAAGTAGTGGAGCAGGCCGAGAACCAGCTGGATATGGCCAACGTATATGCCGAAATGAGCGGAGTGGTGGATATGGTGAATATCCGCGTGGGTGAAGTGCTTTCACCTGCTTCTGCAGCACAGTTCGGTATCCGTATCGTGAATGTGAACGATCTGAAAGTAGTAGCTGATGTACCGGAAAATTACCAGAACAAGATCGGTGTGGGCAGCAATGTACTCGTTTCATTACCCGAGTCAAACAATGATACGCTCCGCACCAAAGTGAGTGTTGCCAGCAAGCTCATCAATATGGATACAAGAACTTTCAATATCGAAGCGCGCATCCCAACGGGAAAAACTGTAAGGGCCAATCAGCTCGCTATTGTTCGCATCCAGGATTATACAACGCCTGATGCCATCACTATTCCCGTAAGCACCCTGCAAAGCGATGAGAACGGTAAATTCGTAATGGTGGCCATCAATCAGAATGGCAAACTCACTGCCGTGAAACGCGCAGTGACTGTAGGTGAATTGTATGGAGACAAGCTCGAAATAAAAACCGGTCTCCAGGCTGGTGATCAACTGATCACAGAAGGATTCCAGGGGCTCTACGACGGACAGCTCATCATCACGAACGTAAAGTAA
- a CDS encoding efflux RND transporter permease subunit gives MSVLENLTGKFKEFKPTTWSIKNKTSIYLLMLLVSTMGVYQFVTLPKEQFPDIVIPTIYVQTIYVGNSPKDIENLVSQPIEKQIKGITGAKINKVTSTSVQDYSAIMVEFDTDVKTDIALRKVKDAVDKAKPDLPTDLTEEPSVMEVSFSDQPIMYVNVSGNFDVVRLKKYADDLKDRLEELSQLNRVDLVGAPEREFQINVDNYRMASANVSFDDIETAIKRENMDISGGLLEAGNTKRNLQLKGQFKTTFDIEKVVIRNSKGGSIYLKDIAQIKDTIKERESYARLDGKNVITLNIIKRAGENLIETSDAVKVVVDQMKAENFPKNLDVVVTGDQSKTTRTSFNELVNTIVIGFLLVLIILMFFMGVTNAFFVALSVPLSMFVAFMFLPAADLIVGTHVTLNFIVLFALLFGLGIIVDDAIVVIENTHRIFVQAGGKLSSEKSAMMAAGEVFVPVLAGTLTTLAPFVPLLFWPGIIGKFMIYLPTMLIFTLTASLIVAFIMNPVFAVDFMNHAEHEKRKSDIFKKPALWVALVVGIIFDLTGYTFLGNLLIFIVLLVILNTYVLEGMIRSFQHRVLPWIMGHYETLLRWVLKGWRPVWMLIATFVLLILSVMIFGASNPKVVFFPTGDPNQIFVYLKLPVGTDVDYTDSITKAMESRVARVLDMENGKKNPVVESVITNIAVGAGDPMSGDRSTRPELGRIQVSFVEFEKRHGVSTKPYLDSIRAVVKGVPGAEITVNQEQGGPPTEPPVNIEIASEDFDNLTKTAVALKNYLDSIQVPGVEELKMDIDLTNPEITLTVDRERAMMAGVTSAQIGMTIRTALFGRELSKIKDGDEEYKIQLRNQELQRKDLGSLLNMNVVFMDQSVGRWKSVPISSLVKVDYTSTLGSVKRKNQKRMITLVSNVLESQGYTPTGVNQELAQHIANFKQKPDGVTIRQTGEGEQQAETGAFLGKALIIALLLILLILVIQFNSISKSVIILTEIVFSVIGVLLGFAFTGMEVSVVMTGIGIVGLAGIVVKNGILVIEFADELRMRGMKTREAVIQAGKTRIIPVLLTAVAAILGLIPLAVGFNIDFIRMFSELNPHIFFGGDNAVFWKPLSWTIIFGLAFAFFMTLIIVPSMYLIAERLRRPMRNLYGGKWVSFMGIPPLTLIFALMMIVEIFRHNYKRGRRRNKLRNNPNVNEAFIGSWF, from the coding sequence ATGAGTGTTTTAGAAAACCTTACAGGGAAATTCAAAGAGTTCAAGCCTACCACCTGGAGTATCAAGAATAAAACCTCGATATACCTCCTCATGCTCCTTGTGAGTACCATGGGTGTGTACCAGTTTGTGACCCTCCCTAAAGAACAGTTCCCGGATATCGTGATACCTACCATCTATGTACAAACGATATATGTAGGTAACTCACCCAAAGACATAGAAAACCTGGTAAGCCAGCCGATCGAAAAACAGATCAAAGGCATTACCGGCGCCAAGATCAATAAAGTGACCAGCACTTCCGTTCAGGATTATTCTGCCATCATGGTGGAATTTGATACGGATGTGAAAACGGATATCGCACTGCGGAAAGTGAAGGATGCGGTAGACAAGGCCAAACCCGATCTGCCGACAGACCTTACCGAAGAACCTTCTGTAATGGAAGTGAGCTTCTCCGATCAGCCCATCATGTATGTGAACGTGAGCGGCAACTTCGATGTGGTGCGTCTCAAGAAATATGCAGATGACCTGAAAGACAGACTGGAAGAGCTTTCCCAGCTTAACCGCGTTGACCTGGTAGGCGCTCCCGAGCGCGAGTTCCAGATCAATGTAGACAATTACCGGATGGCCAGCGCCAATGTTTCTTTTGATGATATCGAAACTGCTATCAAGCGCGAGAACATGGATATCTCCGGCGGTCTCCTGGAAGCAGGCAATACCAAACGGAACCTGCAACTGAAAGGACAATTCAAAACAACTTTCGATATCGAGAAAGTAGTGATCCGCAATTCAAAAGGCGGGTCCATCTACCTGAAAGACATCGCCCAGATCAAAGACACTATCAAGGAGCGCGAGAGCTATGCGCGTCTCGATGGAAAGAATGTGATCACCCTCAACATCATCAAGCGCGCCGGGGAAAACCTCATCGAAACTTCTGATGCTGTAAAAGTTGTTGTGGACCAGATGAAGGCAGAGAACTTTCCGAAGAATCTCGACGTGGTTGTAACGGGCGATCAGAGCAAAACCACCAGAACATCTTTCAACGAACTGGTGAATACCATCGTGATCGGCTTCCTGCTGGTATTGATCATCCTGATGTTCTTCATGGGTGTAACCAACGCCTTCTTCGTGGCGTTGTCTGTGCCGCTGAGTATGTTTGTGGCCTTCATGTTCCTGCCTGCGGCGGATCTGATTGTGGGCACGCATGTAACCCTGAACTTCATCGTGTTGTTTGCATTGCTGTTCGGACTGGGTATCATAGTGGACGATGCCATTGTGGTGATTGAGAATACACACCGGATCTTTGTGCAGGCAGGCGGTAAACTGAGTTCCGAGAAATCCGCCATGATGGCGGCGGGTGAAGTATTCGTGCCCGTACTGGCCGGTACACTCACTACGCTGGCGCCCTTTGTGCCATTGTTGTTCTGGCCGGGTATCATCGGTAAGTTCATGATCTACCTCCCAACGATGCTGATCTTCACTTTAACGGCATCATTGATTGTGGCCTTCATCATGAACCCCGTATTTGCAGTGGATTTCATGAACCATGCAGAGCATGAGAAAAGGAAATCGGATATCTTCAAAAAGCCGGCCCTTTGGGTAGCGCTTGTTGTTGGTATCATCTTCGATCTCACTGGTTATACTTTCCTGGGGAACCTCCTGATCTTTATTGTGTTGCTGGTGATCCTCAACACGTATGTTCTGGAAGGAATGATCCGTTCATTCCAGCATCGTGTACTGCCCTGGATCATGGGTCACTATGAAACCCTGTTGAGATGGGTATTGAAAGGATGGAGACCCGTATGGATGCTGATCGCCACATTTGTGCTGCTGATTTTGTCCGTGATGATCTTCGGCGCGTCCAATCCTAAAGTTGTGTTCTTCCCAACCGGCGATCCCAATCAGATCTTCGTATACCTCAAATTACCGGTAGGTACCGATGTTGATTATACAGATTCGATTACCAAAGCAATGGAAAGCCGCGTAGCCCGTGTACTTGATATGGAGAACGGAAAAAAGAACCCGGTAGTGGAAAGTGTGATCACCAATATCGCAGTGGGCGCAGGTGATCCAATGAGTGGCGATAGAAGTACACGCCCCGAGCTGGGACGTATCCAGGTTTCTTTCGTGGAGTTTGAAAAACGACATGGTGTATCAACCAAACCTTATCTCGATTCCATCCGCGCAGTGGTGAAAGGCGTACCTGGCGCGGAGATCACAGTGAACCAGGAGCAAGGCGGCCCTCCTACCGAACCTCCGGTCAACATCGAGATCGCCAGTGAAGACTTCGACAACCTCACCAAAACAGCAGTAGCGCTGAAGAACTACCTTGATTCCATCCAGGTGCCGGGTGTGGAAGAGTTGAAAATGGATATAGATCTTACCAATCCTGAAATTACGCTTACTGTAGACCGTGAGAGAGCAATGATGGCCGGCGTAACTTCTGCACAGATCGGTATGACCATCCGTACTGCTCTCTTCGGAAGAGAGCTTTCAAAGATCAAAGACGGTGATGAAGAATATAAGATCCAGTTGCGCAACCAGGAACTGCAAAGAAAAGATCTGGGTTCGCTGCTGAATATGAATGTAGTGTTCATGGATCAGAGTGTGGGCCGCTGGAAATCGGTTCCCATCAGTTCCTTAGTGAAAGTGGATTATACCAGCACGCTGGGAAGTGTGAAGCGCAAGAACCAGAAACGTATGATCACACTCGTGTCTAACGTTCTGGAATCACAGGGATATACTCCTACCGGCGTTAACCAGGAGCTGGCACAGCATATCGCCAACTTCAAACAAAAGCCTGACGGTGTAACCATCAGGCAGACCGGTGAAGGCGAACAACAGGCTGAGACGGGAGCATTCCTCGGTAAGGCCCTGATCATAGCCCTGCTGTTGATCCTGCTGATCCTGGTGATCCAGTTCAACTCTATCAGTAAATCTGTGATCATCTTAACGGAGATCGTATTCAGTGTGATCGGTGTACTGCTTGGATTTGCGTTCACCGGAATGGAAGTGTCTGTGGTGATGACGGGTATCGGAATCGTTGGTCTGGCTGGTATTGTGGTGAAGAACGGGATCCTCGTGATCGAGTTTGCGGATGAGCTGCGTATGCGTGGAATGAAAACCCGTGAAGCCGTGATCCAGGCTGGTAAAACGCGTATCATCCCGGTTCTGCTGACGGCTGTGGCGGCTATCCTCGGTCTGATCCCGCTGGCAGTTGGTTTCAATATCGACTTCATCAGGATGTTCTCCGAACTGAATCCGCATATCTTCTTTGGTGGTGATAATGCCGTGTTCTGGAAGCCACTGTCCTGGACCATCATCTTCGGTCTGGCCTTCGCCTTCTTCATGACGCTGATCATTGTACCGAGCATGTACCTGATCGCGGAAAGATTGAGACGTCCGATGCGTAATTTATACGGAGGCAAGTGGGTGAGCTTTATGGGCATCCCGCCACTGACCCTGATCTTTGCACTGATGATGATAGTTGAGATCTTCAGGCATAATTACAAACGTGGACGCCGGAGGAACAAGCTCAGGAACAATCCGAATGTGAATGAAGCCTTTATCGGCAGCTGGTTCTGA
- a CDS encoding TIGR00266 family protein — protein MRTNHEIDYRIYGEEMQYVEIELDPNETAIAESGAFMMMDDGIQMETIFGDGAKAQQGFFGKLMSAGKRMLTGESLFMTAFTNLGHGKRKVSFASPYPGKIIPLDLQQMGGKIVAQKDAFLCAAKGVSVGIEFQRKLGTGLFGGEGFIMQKLEGDGMAFVHAGGHVFERELQAGEFLRIDTGCLVAYTQTIDYDIQFVGGIKNTFFGGEGLFFATLRGPGKVWIQTLPISRLAGRILAYGSYNRKEEGSLLGGLGNMLDGDGWK, from the coding sequence ATGAGAACGAACCACGAGATAGACTATCGCATTTACGGAGAAGAAATGCAATATGTTGAGATAGAACTCGACCCCAACGAAACCGCCATCGCAGAAAGCGGCGCCTTTATGATGATGGATGATGGCATCCAGATGGAAACTATTTTCGGAGACGGAGCCAAAGCGCAGCAAGGCTTCTTCGGCAAACTGATGTCTGCCGGTAAGCGCATGCTCACTGGTGAAAGTCTTTTCATGACTGCCTTCACCAACCTGGGGCATGGAAAGAGAAAAGTAAGTTTCGCCTCACCTTATCCCGGTAAGATCATTCCGCTGGACCTGCAGCAAATGGGCGGAAAGATCGTGGCACAAAAAGATGCATTCCTTTGCGCAGCCAAAGGAGTGAGCGTTGGTATCGAATTCCAGCGTAAACTGGGAACGGGCCTCTTTGGTGGCGAAGGTTTCATCATGCAGAAGTTGGAAGGCGATGGTATGGCATTTGTGCATGCAGGTGGTCACGTATTCGAAAGGGAATTGCAGGCAGGTGAATTCCTCCGCATCGATACAGGTTGCTTAGTGGCTTATACACAAACCATCGATTACGATATCCAGTTTGTAGGTGGTATCAAGAATACATTTTTCGGAGGTGAAGGTCTTTTCTTCGCTACACTTCGTGGACCTGGTAAAGTGTGGATCCAGACACTGCCTATCAGCAGGCTCGCAGGTCGCATCCTCGCTTACGGATCTTATAACCGTAAAGAAGAAGGAAGCCTTCTCGGTGGTTTGGGGAATATGCTTGATGGCGACGGCTGGAAATAA